A single Anatilimnocola floriformis DNA region contains:
- a CDS encoding GNAT family N-acetyltransferase produces MIIAETERLRLRQFHIVDGEAMDRVFGDAEVMRYGRGPQTPEWVRTWLRGCLENYHAKWGFGLWAVVERESQQTIGYCGLSRFDDIAGQPETEIGFRLARDKWGCGYATEAAAAVREYAFNSLGLSRLIAIIDPRNVASIRVAEKTGLRFEKDATFKEVAVSIYSLRRSAESAS; encoded by the coding sequence ATGATCATTGCGGAAACAGAACGTCTTCGGCTGCGGCAATTTCACATCGTCGATGGCGAGGCGATGGACCGCGTGTTTGGCGATGCCGAAGTGATGCGCTACGGCCGTGGTCCGCAGACGCCGGAATGGGTCCGCACCTGGCTGCGCGGCTGCCTGGAAAATTACCACGCCAAGTGGGGCTTTGGTTTATGGGCCGTGGTCGAGCGTGAGTCGCAGCAGACGATCGGCTACTGCGGCTTGAGTCGCTTCGACGATATCGCGGGACAGCCCGAGACCGAAATTGGTTTTCGCCTGGCAAGGGACAAGTGGGGATGCGGCTATGCGACCGAAGCGGCGGCCGCCGTGCGCGAGTATGCCTTCAATTCGCTCGGCTTGTCGCGGCTGATTGCAATCATCGACCCGCGTAACGTGGCTTCGATTCGAGTCGCGGAAAAAACAGGCCTACGCTTCGAGAAAGATGCGACGTTCAAGGAAGTCGCGGTCAGCATCTACAGCCTTCGTCGCTCGGCAGAATCTGCGAGTTAA
- a CDS encoding response regulator, whose translation MAKTKILVIEDDRSLSEVVCYNLKQAGYEVLAASDGQDGLLQAQLKTPDIVLLDLMLPVIDGLDVCRRLRADAATREMLIVMLTAKAEESDELIGFSLGADDYVTKPFSVKVLLERIKALRRRRSGEGVPDEITKRQGVTVNRRRHQASIDDQPLPLTRSEFRLLDTLIRQPGRVFDRTELIDAALGEDTMVMERTIDVHIRALRRKLGDHADVIETVRGVGYRFRDTDLPAEGAVSDEDA comes from the coding sequence ATGGCCAAAACGAAGATCCTCGTCATTGAAGACGACCGCTCCCTCAGCGAAGTCGTTTGCTACAACCTTAAACAAGCGGGCTATGAAGTGCTCGCCGCCAGCGACGGCCAGGATGGATTGTTGCAGGCCCAGCTAAAAACGCCCGACATCGTGCTGCTCGATTTGATGTTGCCGGTGATCGACGGCTTGGATGTTTGCCGCCGTCTGCGAGCCGACGCCGCAACTCGCGAAATGCTGATCGTCATGCTCACGGCGAAAGCCGAAGAGTCGGACGAATTGATCGGCTTCTCGCTCGGGGCCGACGATTACGTGACGAAACCCTTCAGCGTGAAGGTGTTGCTCGAGCGGATCAAGGCGCTTCGCCGTCGTCGTTCCGGCGAAGGAGTGCCAGACGAAATCACCAAGCGCCAAGGCGTGACGGTGAATCGCCGTCGCCATCAAGCCTCGATCGACGATCAGCCGTTGCCGCTGACCCGCAGCGAATTTCGGCTGCTCGATACCCTCATCCGTCAGCCCGGCCGGGTCTTTGACCGGACCGAATTGATCGACGCCGCCCTCGGCGAAGACACGATGGTGATGGAACGGACCATCGACGTCCATATCCGCGCCCTCCGCCGCAAACTGGGCGACCATGCTGACGTTATCGAAACCGTCCGCGGCGTGGGCTATCGCTTTCGCGATACCGATCTGCCTGCCGAAGGTGCCGTGAGCGACGAAGACGCGTAG
- the phoU gene encoding phosphate signaling complex protein PhoU yields the protein MSKHLQRDIDGLINRLLTISSMVEEMIDRATQALSERRYDLAEKVISSDDIVDSSEVHLEEECLKMLALHQPVAVDLRRIATVLKVNADLERMADLAVSIANRARAISEHPAFVVPDRLGKMIVLATQMVRGAMDSFVNLDAAAARRILAMDQQVDQYNSEIIDELQTRMQKQADLVPAALHCFSGVRHIERIADHATNIAEDVIYLVEGEIVRHRHLNLDDSPS from the coding sequence ATGAGCAAACATCTGCAGCGCGATATCGACGGTCTCATCAATCGGCTCCTCACCATTTCGTCGATGGTTGAGGAAATGATCGACCGGGCCACCCAAGCCCTCAGCGAACGTCGCTACGACCTGGCCGAGAAGGTAATCAGCTCCGACGACATCGTCGATTCGAGCGAAGTGCATCTGGAAGAGGAATGCCTCAAGATGCTCGCGCTGCACCAGCCTGTGGCCGTCGACTTGCGACGGATTGCCACCGTGCTGAAGGTGAATGCCGATCTCGAACGCATGGCTGACCTGGCCGTGAGTATCGCCAACCGCGCTCGGGCCATTTCCGAGCATCCGGCCTTCGTTGTGCCCGATCGCCTCGGCAAGATGATTGTGCTGGCCACGCAAATGGTGCGCGGCGCGATGGATTCGTTTGTGAATCTCGACGCTGCCGCTGCCCGCCGCATTCTGGCCATGGATCAGCAAGTCGATCAGTACAACTCCGAAATCATCGACGAGCTGCAAACCCGCATGCAAAAGCAGGCCGACCTCGTGCCGGCCGCTCTGCATTGTTTTTCCGGCGTTCGCCACATCGAGCGAATTGCCGATCACGCAACCAATATTGCCGAGGACGTGATTTACCTCGTCGAAGGTGAAATCGTCCGCCACCGGCACCTCAATCTGGATGATTCTCCGTCCTGA
- the ileS gene encoding isoleucine--tRNA ligase yields MFQPVPASAPFPRMEEEVLAFWKEHTIYEQSLNRRRGGKKFVFFEGPPTANGLPHPGHCLTRAIKDLFPRYRTMRGYFCERKAGWDTHGLPVEVEVCKELGIHSKEEIENYGIEPFIHRCQESVWRYMQEWERLTERLGFWVNLKEAYVTYHQSFVESVWWSLKNLFDRGLLYQGHKIVWWWAQGGTALSSGEVGQGYREVADPSVYVLFPLLDDAGKKTDTSLLVWTTTPWTLPSNQFAAVHPELDYATVLDAQTGTRFIMAQALMETIAGKLKRELTVEKTCKGSELLGKRYLPPYDCYYKTQGNQTGTLKSGPKEAISWRVVAADFVTTDSGSGVVHQAPAFGEVDFDVLVAEKARFVDEEGPHLICAVGPDGKFTKECPEYEGRWVKDCDKDIQRELKAKGVLFHQEQYIHDYPFCWRASEDPLIQYPRKSWFVRTTQFKDEMLANNSKINWLPEHIKDGRFGNFLESNVDWALSRERYWGTPLPIWVCQQTGQMEAVGSYEELLKKPGVKGTDVWDKAKAANPKLPDDLKVHKPYIDEITYDSPYAKGAHMRRVGEVIDCWYDSGAMPFAQWGYPHQNADKFSDQFPADFISEALDQTRGWFYSQLAISTLMFGKGAGGEGRETGEKPYPHPFKNCIVLGLMLSEWWESPDNSKEIYLVEAEGRAKYGEKLIRKVGKMSKSLRNYRSPQYIFDTFGADALRWYFFANQAPWSSILYSERAIKDTIPEFLLRLWNCYSFFVIYSNIDGFDPGERVAGGQELQLNAADLAKGKGYRPIAERGELDRWVISELNRTLTTVVERMDAYDNFEACKQINAFVDGLSNWYVRRSRDRFWASDKQSQEKLDAYWTLYECLVTTAKIIAPFTPFLAETLWQNLAGVFGDRALKSVHLTDYPQANEKVVDETLSARMQLLREIASLGRSARMDNKLKVRQPLAKVEVILSAKTHQAWLQQHDALLRDELNVKQVDYAEDATKYITYQIQPNFKRLGPRIGKLLPECKKVLGAADGGQLLAQMQAQGTVDLAIGGETIKLDGEDLQVRLQAKPGWAAAQGRGVVVVLSTEITPELVREGFANDLVRAIQDQRKDLQLDYTDRIVIGIVAEDADVAGAIKEHQAFIAGETLADSISFEPFAGATEIVIDLGSGKVRLWVRKN; encoded by the coding sequence ATGTTTCAGCCAGTGCCGGCCAGCGCGCCGTTTCCGCGGATGGAAGAAGAAGTCCTCGCGTTCTGGAAGGAACACACCATCTATGAGCAGTCGCTCAACCGGCGGCGCGGCGGTAAGAAGTTCGTCTTCTTCGAAGGCCCGCCCACGGCCAACGGCCTGCCTCATCCCGGGCACTGCTTGACCCGCGCGATCAAGGATCTATTCCCGCGCTATCGCACCATGCGCGGTTACTTCTGCGAACGCAAAGCCGGCTGGGACACGCACGGTCTGCCAGTCGAAGTCGAGGTCTGCAAGGAACTCGGCATCCACTCGAAAGAGGAAATCGAAAACTACGGCATCGAGCCGTTCATCCATCGCTGCCAGGAAAGCGTCTGGCGGTACATGCAAGAATGGGAACGCCTGACCGAACGCCTCGGCTTTTGGGTGAATCTCAAAGAAGCGTACGTCACCTATCACCAATCGTTCGTCGAAAGCGTGTGGTGGTCGCTGAAGAATCTGTTCGATCGCGGATTGCTTTACCAAGGCCACAAGATTGTGTGGTGGTGGGCTCAGGGTGGCACGGCGCTGTCGAGCGGTGAAGTTGGACAGGGTTATCGCGAAGTTGCTGATCCCAGCGTGTATGTGCTGTTTCCGTTGCTCGATGATGCGGGCAAAAAAACCGATACGTCGCTGCTCGTCTGGACGACGACGCCTTGGACGTTACCCAGCAATCAGTTTGCGGCCGTTCATCCGGAGCTGGATTACGCGACCGTGCTCGATGCCCAAACCGGCACGCGCTTCATCATGGCTCAAGCGCTCATGGAAACGATCGCTGGGAAACTCAAACGCGAACTGACCGTTGAAAAAACTTGCAAGGGAAGCGAACTCCTCGGCAAGCGATATCTGCCGCCGTATGACTGCTATTACAAGACACAAGGGAACCAAACCGGCACGCTGAAGAGCGGTCCAAAGGAAGCCATCTCTTGGCGCGTCGTGGCCGCCGATTTCGTGACTACCGACAGCGGCTCGGGAGTTGTGCATCAAGCGCCAGCCTTCGGTGAAGTCGACTTTGATGTTCTCGTTGCCGAGAAAGCACGCTTTGTCGACGAAGAAGGCCCCCATCTCATCTGCGCGGTTGGCCCGGATGGCAAATTCACCAAGGAGTGTCCAGAGTACGAAGGCCGCTGGGTCAAAGATTGCGATAAGGACATCCAGCGCGAATTGAAGGCCAAGGGTGTGCTCTTTCACCAAGAGCAATACATCCACGACTATCCGTTCTGCTGGCGAGCGTCCGAAGATCCGCTCATCCAGTATCCACGCAAGAGCTGGTTCGTGCGGACGACCCAGTTCAAGGATGAGATGCTGGCCAACAATTCGAAAATCAACTGGCTCCCCGAGCACATCAAGGATGGCCGGTTTGGCAATTTTCTTGAATCGAACGTCGACTGGGCGCTGTCACGCGAGCGCTACTGGGGCACGCCGCTGCCGATCTGGGTTTGTCAGCAAACCGGCCAGATGGAAGCCGTCGGCAGTTACGAAGAACTGCTGAAAAAGCCCGGCGTGAAGGGAACCGACGTTTGGGACAAAGCGAAAGCGGCGAACCCGAAATTGCCGGACGATCTGAAGGTCCACAAACCCTACATCGACGAGATCACCTACGACTCGCCATACGCCAAGGGCGCGCACATGCGCCGCGTCGGCGAAGTGATCGACTGCTGGTACGACAGCGGCGCCATGCCGTTTGCGCAGTGGGGCTATCCGCACCAGAACGCCGACAAGTTCTCCGATCAGTTCCCAGCTGACTTTATCAGCGAGGCGCTCGATCAAACGCGTGGTTGGTTTTATTCGCAGCTCGCCATCAGCACGCTGATGTTTGGGAAGGGTGCGGGAGGCGAGGGACGAGAGACGGGAGAAAAACCTTATCCGCATCCGTTCAAGAATTGCATCGTGCTCGGTCTGATGTTGTCGGAGTGGTGGGAAAGTCCCGACAACAGCAAAGAGATCTATTTGGTCGAAGCCGAAGGGCGGGCGAAGTACGGCGAGAAGCTCATCCGCAAAGTCGGCAAGATGTCGAAGTCGCTGCGCAACTATCGCAGCCCGCAGTACATCTTCGATACCTTCGGTGCCGATGCGCTGCGTTGGTACTTCTTTGCCAATCAGGCTCCTTGGAGCTCGATCCTTTACAGCGAACGCGCGATCAAAGACACGATCCCGGAGTTCCTGCTGCGACTTTGGAACTGCTACAGCTTCTTCGTCATCTATTCCAACATTGATGGATTCGACCCGGGCGAGCGCGTTGCTGGCGGTCAGGAATTGCAACTCAACGCAGCCGATCTCGCCAAGGGGAAGGGCTATCGCCCCATCGCTGAGCGCGGCGAACTCGACCGCTGGGTGATCAGCGAACTCAATCGCACGCTGACAACCGTCGTCGAGCGGATGGATGCTTACGACAACTTCGAAGCCTGCAAGCAGATCAACGCGTTTGTCGACGGCTTGTCAAATTGGTACGTTCGTCGCAGCCGCGATCGCTTCTGGGCGAGCGACAAGCAATCGCAAGAGAAGCTCGACGCTTACTGGACCCTCTACGAATGCCTCGTGACGACGGCGAAGATCATCGCCCCATTCACGCCGTTCCTCGCCGAGACGCTGTGGCAAAATCTGGCCGGCGTATTCGGCGATCGCGCGCTGAAGAGCGTGCATCTCACCGACTATCCGCAGGCCAACGAAAAAGTCGTCGATGAAACGCTCTCCGCGCGGATGCAACTCCTCCGCGAGATCGCCTCACTCGGCCGCAGCGCGCGAATGGACAACAAACTGAAAGTCCGTCAACCGCTGGCCAAGGTCGAAGTGATTCTCTCGGCGAAAACGCATCAAGCCTGGCTGCAACAGCACGATGCGTTGCTACGCGACGAGCTGAACGTGAAGCAAGTCGACTACGCCGAAGATGCGACGAAGTACATCACGTACCAGATCCAGCCGAACTTCAAACGCCTCGGCCCGCGCATCGGCAAGCTGTTGCCGGAATGCAAAAAGGTCCTCGGCGCTGCGGACGGTGGGCAGTTGCTCGCGCAGATGCAAGCGCAGGGAACCGTCGACCTTGCCATCGGCGGCGAAACGATCAAGCTTGACGGCGAAGACTTGCAAGTTCGCTTGCAAGCCAAACCAGGTTGGGCAGCTGCTCAAGGTCGTGGCGTGGTCGTGGTGCT